One Blastopirellula marina genomic region harbors:
- a CDS encoding inositol monophosphatase family protein: protein MSSYLTSCEKAARAAGDVLKQWRGKFNVREKGKADLVTDADDAAQKVIEEILTADFPEFEFLGEEGPSGVSRKTGSPFCWVVDPLDGTMNYVHGLPNYAVSIGLTEAGKVIAGVIYDPVFDRCFKAEKGQGAYLNDEKIEVSGAQSLDEALIAFSFPTTVSRDSQVIEDFINVLVKTQGIRRLGSAALNLAYVAAGHMDAYWAAFNKPWDVAAGAILVEEAGGIVQGFGNQPFDINKPKIVATATPQLQAELQAQIASS, encoded by the coding sequence ATGTCTTCCTATTTAACGAGTTGCGAAAAGGCGGCCCGAGCTGCTGGGGACGTACTAAAGCAGTGGCGCGGCAAGTTCAATGTTCGGGAAAAAGGCAAGGCCGACCTGGTCACCGATGCCGACGACGCAGCCCAAAAGGTGATTGAAGAAATCCTTACGGCCGATTTCCCTGAATTCGAATTTCTAGGAGAAGAGGGGCCGTCTGGCGTGTCACGCAAGACAGGTAGCCCATTCTGCTGGGTCGTCGACCCACTGGATGGCACCATGAACTACGTCCATGGGCTACCCAATTACGCCGTTTCGATTGGCCTCACCGAAGCCGGAAAGGTAATCGCAGGCGTGATTTACGACCCGGTGTTCGATCGCTGTTTCAAGGCCGAGAAAGGGCAGGGGGCCTACCTGAATGACGAGAAAATCGAGGTAAGCGGGGCGCAATCTCTCGACGAAGCCCTGATCGCATTCAGCTTTCCGACAACCGTCAGTCGTGATTCCCAGGTCATCGAAGATTTCATCAATGTTCTGGTAAAAACGCAGGGAATTCGCCGGCTGGGCTCGGCAGCTCTCAATTTGGCCTATGTCGCGGCGGGTCATATGGACGCCTACTGGGCAGCATTCAACAAGCCTTGGGATGTCGCGGCCGGTGCGATCTTGGTCGAAGAAGCCGGGGGCATTGTACAGGGGTTTGGCAATCAACCATTCGATATCAACAAACCCAAAATCGTTGCGACCGCTACCCCCCAATTACAGGCAGAACTTCAAGCCCAAATTGCGAGTTCGTAG